Genomic window (Streptosporangium brasiliense):
AGCGTAGTCACGGAGAATAACAAGTCAATTACTGATAGTTGCAATTCCCACTATATTATGGAGAAACGGTTGTGACGTGCACATGGTGATGGAAGACTCAAATTTGAGCGACCAAGTGTGCCGGGGCCGTTGGACGCTCGTCACCCGGAGCCGTCAGGGAGGTGGATCAGCGTGATCGGACTTTGGTCCGATCAATTAGGGTGGGTTCGATCACATGTCTTTGAATCCGCGACTCGTCAAGGAGAGCTTCGCCGTCGTCGAGCCTGTCGCCGACAAGGCCGCGGCATACTTCTACGGCCGCCTGTTCGCCGAGAGCCCGCATCTGCGGGGGATGTTCCCCCCGGCCATGAACGTCCAGCGCGATCGCCTGTTCAGCGCCCTGACCAGGATCGTCTGGAGTCTCGACAGCCCGGGCAGCCTGTCGTCGTTCCTCGGGCAGCTCGGCCGCGACCACCGCAAGTACGGGGTGATCGCCGAGCACTACACCGCGGTCGGCAACGCGCTGCTTGCCACGGTCAGGCGCTTCGCCGCCGAGATCTGGACCGCCGAGATCGAGGCGGCGTGGGTCGCCGCGTACACCGTCGCCGCCGATCTCATGATCGAGTCGGCCGAGTCCGACTCGGGGGTCTCGCCCGCGTGGTGGCTGGCCGAGGTGATCGACCACGAGCTCCGCACTCCGGACATCGCGGTGATCACCCTGCGTCCCGGCCAGCACCTGCCCTACCTGCCGGGCCAGTACGTCAACGTGCAGACCGCACGCTGGCCGCGTGTCTGGCGCGTGTTCTCCATCGCGAACGCGCCACGGGAGGACAACACCATCCGCCTGCACGTGCGGGCGGTCCCCGGTGGCTGGGTCTCCACCGCGCTGGTCGAGCACACCAGGATCGGCGACACCCTGATGCTCGGCCCGGCG
Coding sequences:
- a CDS encoding globin domain-containing protein, whose protein sequence is MSLNPRLVKESFAVVEPVADKAAAYFYGRLFAESPHLRGMFPPAMNVQRDRLFSALTRIVWSLDSPGSLSSFLGQLGRDHRKYGVIAEHYTAVGNALLATVRRFAAEIWTAEIEAAWVAAYTVAADLMIESAESDSGVSPAWWLAEVIDHELRTPDIAVITLRPGQHLPYLPGQYVNVQTARWPRVWRVFSIANAPREDNTIRLHVRAVPGGWVSTALVEHTRIGDTLMLGPAVGSMVPADSGRDILCVAGGTGLAPLKAVVEHVIASGRRPGIHLLCGARHSRELYDLPDLIRMESSFPWLRVLPVVSDEPGYDGLRGRVPEVMERFHSWTDHDVYVCGPAAMVNETVRRLQRGGVPLADIRRDVVHGEP